In Epilithonimonas zeae, a single window of DNA contains:
- a CDS encoding lipopolysaccharide biosynthesis protein, producing MPEESIGQPNLNKKIKIGLKWNLINQVISQFIFIWFSIYLARLLGPQAYGLVGMVTVLSGFAVIFVDFGFTSSIIYYQIEAEKKLSSIFWFNIFAASIIYLIFFILAPTIAKFYNEPQLVKLTRVICFGIIISAFSSMQATLLSKEINFKKKVIIQWFSTIVSYSVGFFLAFKGYGVWSIVFMSLVNNFVNSVILWLTSSWKPSFYFSLEELKGLTKYSTNIGATSIFTYLTRNLDNFIVAKFLGQTDLGLYTNAYRLMMLPVTNVAGIFGSVLFSGFSKLGDDLNKMADIYLKTVKIISFVTFPLMIGIFSISQDLIMIMYGHKWMGAVPLIRILSLLGAVQSILFLNGTIFNAVGKPKVALYTTIVLYLFLIVGWIIGLKLDGIIGFTKAYLIIAGLGSVFILYNAIRFINLNLFNVFQVIKKQLFGSLLMGCLIYILNRFFLIQDINIRFTVNILLGISFYVSYSFLFQRDMISIIKGLKSKSG from the coding sequence ATGCCTGAAGAGAGTATTGGACAACCGAACTTAAATAAGAAAATTAAGATTGGTTTAAAGTGGAATCTTATAAACCAAGTCATTTCACAATTTATATTCATTTGGTTTAGCATATACCTTGCCAGGTTATTAGGCCCTCAGGCATATGGATTAGTTGGAATGGTTACAGTGTTATCTGGATTTGCTGTAATCTTTGTGGACTTCGGATTTACAAGTTCAATTATTTATTATCAAATTGAAGCGGAGAAAAAACTGTCCAGCATATTTTGGTTTAATATCTTTGCAGCATCAATTATTTATTTAATATTTTTCATTCTTGCTCCCACTATTGCAAAATTTTATAATGAACCACAACTGGTAAAATTGACTCGTGTAATCTGTTTTGGAATTATTATTTCTGCATTTTCTTCTATGCAGGCAACTCTTCTTAGTAAAGAAATTAATTTTAAAAAAAAGGTTATCATTCAATGGTTTAGTACAATTGTCAGTTACTCGGTAGGTTTTTTTCTAGCTTTTAAAGGCTATGGAGTTTGGAGTATTGTATTTATGTCACTTGTCAATAATTTTGTAAATAGTGTAATTCTTTGGTTGACCTCATCTTGGAAACCCTCTTTCTATTTTTCATTAGAGGAGTTAAAAGGTCTAACGAAATATAGTACAAATATCGGTGCAACCAGTATTTTTACTTATCTAACAAGAAATCTTGATAATTTCATTGTAGCTAAATTTTTAGGACAAACGGATTTAGGATTATACACCAATGCTTATCGTCTTATGATGCTGCCGGTTACTAATGTTGCCGGAATATTTGGAAGTGTTTTGTTTTCAGGATTCTCAAAATTAGGTGATGATTTAAATAAAATGGCTGATATATACCTAAAGACAGTTAAAATCATATCATTTGTTACCTTTCCTTTAATGATTGGAATTTTTTCTATTTCACAGGATTTAATTATGATTATGTATGGCCACAAATGGATGGGGGCTGTTCCTCTAATAAGGATTTTATCATTATTAGGGGCTGTTCAATCAATTCTATTTTTAAATGGGACTATATTCAATGCTGTAGGTAAACCTAAGGTAGCTCTTTACACGACAATTGTTTTATATTTATTCTTAATTGTAGGCTGGATTATAGGTTTAAAATTAGATGGTATTATTGGTTTTACAAAAGCCTATTTAATTATTGCAGGTTTAGGGAGTGTTTTTATTCTCTATAATGCAATAAGATTTATCAATCTGAATTTGTTTAATGTTTTTCAAGTAATAAAAAAACAATTATTTGGTTCTTTATTAATGGGATGTTTAATTTATATACTTAACAGATTTTTTTTAATTCAGGATATAAATATTCGTTTTACAGTTAACATTTTGCTAGGTATTTCGTTTTATGTTAGCTATTCATTTTTATTCCAGAGAGATATGATAAGTATAATAAAAGGTTTAAAGAGTAAATCTGGATAA